From Variovorax sp. PMC12, the proteins below share one genomic window:
- a CDS encoding FAD-binding and (Fe-S)-binding domain-containing protein, producing MRIDPASHMQPAGTVLPPNDTCELLARRLRADTQGEVLFDDGSRGRYATDASIYQITPVGAFVPTNERDIATAIDIARDLKVPVLARGGGTSQCGQTTGAALVIDNSKHFRRVLDVNVEEGTATVEPGLVLDHLNAQLKPHGLWYPVDVSTSAQATLGGMAGNNSCGSRSIAYGNMVHNVLGASAWLSNGELVDFGPVGSLGVRAAGIAQFVRGLARQQREQIAEHWPKVMRRVAGYNLDIFDNQSERPYTADGSVNLAHLLIGSEGTLAYTRSLKLKLAPLPRAKVLGIVNFPTFHAAMDAAQHIVKLGPTAVELVDRTMIELSLGNPAFKPTVETALIGKPAAILLVEFSGAEKAALLAQLKRLVELMGDLGLPGSVVEMPDDARQKNLWEVRKAGLNIMMSLKGDGKPVSFIEDCAVPLEHLAEYTDALTEVFAKYGSRGTWYAHASVGTLHVRPILDMRVDGAAKMRAIAEEASALVRKYKGAFSGEHGDGLCRGEWIEWQFGPAINEAFRAIKRKLDPLDLFNPGKIIDTPRMDDGSLFRFAPPTAPKPYRRIELKPVLDWSAWNVNADPVTEVTTAPGTGGDSTGGLAKAVEMCNNNGHCRKFDAGTMCPSYRATRDEQHLTRGRANTLRLALSGQLGPDAFTSEAMHETMDLCVGCKGCRRDCPTGVDMAKMKIEFLDHYKKRHGHTLKDKLVARLPDYAHKASRLPWLLNLRNSVPGAAWIGEKLLGFSAKRSLPAWRSDTFWRAKDNEPGLFADRDAVLAVARRGGKAAVLFVDTFNGTFESENAFAAARVLQAAGYLLHTVEKHGGHHCCGRTFLASGMVEEAKAKAGALIDALVPLARAGVPIVGLEPSCLLTLRDETLVMGFGEKAELVAKHALLFEEFIAREVKLGRFELALRPAETPILLHGHCHQKAFGAVSPVMEVLKLIPGAQTELIESSCCGMAGSFGYEASHFDVSMQMAEASLLPAIRARPDAVVVADGTSCRHQIEDGARREAVHVAVLLERHLLHSDPVAGTA from the coding sequence ATGCGCATCGATCCCGCCAGCCACATGCAGCCAGCCGGAACCGTTCTTCCGCCCAACGACACCTGCGAGCTGCTCGCGCGCCGGCTGCGTGCCGACACGCAGGGCGAGGTGCTGTTCGACGACGGCTCGCGCGGCCGCTACGCCACCGACGCGTCGATCTACCAGATCACGCCCGTGGGCGCCTTCGTGCCCACGAACGAACGCGACATCGCTACCGCCATCGACATCGCGCGCGACCTGAAGGTGCCGGTGCTCGCGCGCGGCGGCGGCACCAGCCAGTGCGGGCAGACCACGGGGGCGGCGCTGGTCATCGACAACAGCAAGCACTTCCGGCGCGTGCTCGACGTGAACGTGGAAGAGGGCACGGCCACGGTCGAGCCCGGCCTCGTGCTCGACCACCTGAATGCGCAGCTCAAGCCGCACGGCCTGTGGTACCCGGTGGACGTATCGACCAGCGCGCAGGCCACGCTGGGCGGCATGGCAGGCAACAACTCCTGCGGCTCGCGCTCCATCGCCTACGGCAACATGGTGCACAACGTGCTGGGCGCCAGCGCGTGGCTGTCGAACGGCGAACTGGTCGACTTCGGCCCCGTGGGTTCGCTGGGCGTGCGCGCGGCGGGCATCGCGCAGTTCGTGCGCGGGCTGGCCAGGCAGCAGCGCGAGCAGATCGCCGAGCACTGGCCCAAGGTGATGCGCCGCGTGGCGGGCTACAACCTCGACATCTTCGACAACCAGAGCGAGCGACCGTACACGGCGGACGGCAGCGTGAACCTGGCGCACCTGCTGATCGGCTCCGAGGGCACGCTGGCCTATACCCGCAGCCTGAAGCTCAAGCTCGCGCCGCTGCCGCGCGCCAAGGTGCTGGGCATCGTCAACTTCCCGACCTTCCACGCGGCGATGGATGCGGCGCAGCACATCGTGAAGCTGGGGCCGACGGCGGTGGAGCTGGTCGACCGAACCATGATCGAGCTGAGCCTGGGGAACCCGGCCTTCAAGCCCACGGTGGAAACCGCGCTCATCGGCAAGCCGGCGGCCATCCTGCTGGTGGAGTTCTCGGGTGCAGAAAAGGCCGCGCTGCTGGCGCAACTGAAGCGGCTGGTAGAACTGATGGGCGACCTCGGCCTGCCCGGCAGCGTGGTCGAGATGCCCGACGACGCGCGGCAGAAGAACCTGTGGGAGGTGCGCAAGGCAGGCCTCAACATCATGATGAGCCTCAAGGGCGACGGCAAGCCGGTGAGCTTCATCGAAGACTGCGCCGTGCCGCTGGAGCACCTGGCCGAATACACCGATGCGCTGACCGAAGTGTTCGCGAAGTACGGCAGCCGTGGCACCTGGTACGCGCACGCATCGGTCGGCACGCTGCATGTGCGGCCCATCCTGGATATGCGCGTGGACGGCGCCGCCAAGATGCGCGCCATTGCAGAAGAAGCGAGCGCGCTGGTGCGCAAGTACAAGGGCGCCTTCAGCGGCGAGCACGGCGACGGACTGTGCCGCGGCGAGTGGATCGAATGGCAGTTCGGCCCGGCCATCAACGAAGCCTTCCGCGCCATCAAGCGCAAGCTCGACCCGCTGGACCTGTTCAACCCCGGCAAGATCATCGACACGCCGCGCATGGACGACGGCTCGCTGTTCCGCTTTGCGCCGCCCACCGCACCCAAGCCGTACCGCCGCATCGAACTCAAGCCGGTGCTCGACTGGTCGGCATGGAACGTCAACGCCGACCCGGTGACCGAGGTGACCACTGCCCCCGGCACCGGCGGCGACAGCACCGGCGGCCTCGCCAAGGCCGTGGAGATGTGCAACAACAACGGCCACTGCCGGAAGTTCGACGCCGGCACCATGTGCCCGAGCTACCGTGCGACGCGCGACGAGCAGCACCTGACACGCGGCCGCGCCAACACGCTGCGCCTGGCGCTATCGGGCCAGCTCGGCCCCGATGCCTTCACCAGCGAGGCCATGCACGAGACCATGGACCTGTGCGTCGGCTGCAAGGGCTGCAGGCGCGACTGCCCCACGGGCGTGGACATGGCGAAGATGAAGATCGAGTTCCTCGATCACTACAAGAAGCGCCACGGCCACACGCTGAAAGACAAGCTCGTGGCCAGGTTGCCCGACTACGCCCACAAGGCCAGCCGCCTGCCGTGGCTGCTGAACCTGCGCAACAGCGTGCCCGGCGCCGCTTGGATCGGCGAGAAGCTTCTGGGCTTTTCAGCGAAGCGCTCGCTGCCCGCCTGGCGCAGCGACACCTTCTGGCGCGCGAAGGACAACGAGCCCGGCCTGTTCGCCGATCGCGACGCGGTGCTGGCCGTCGCACGGCGCGGCGGCAAGGCGGCGGTGCTGTTCGTCGACACCTTCAACGGCACCTTCGAGAGCGAGAACGCATTCGCGGCGGCGCGCGTGCTGCAGGCGGCCGGCTACCTGCTGCACACCGTCGAGAAGCACGGCGGCCACCATTGCTGCGGCCGCACCTTCCTGGCGAGCGGCATGGTCGAAGAGGCCAAGGCGAAGGCCGGGGCGCTGATCGATGCGCTGGTGCCGCTGGCGCGGGCTGGCGTGCCCATCGTCGGACTGGAACCATCGTGCCTGCTCACCCTGCGAGACGAAACGCTGGTGATGGGCTTCGGCGAGAAGGCCGAGCTGGTGGCAAAGCATGCGCTGCTGTTCGAGGAATTCATCGCGCGGGAAGTGAAGCTCGGCCGCTTCGAACTGGCCCTGCGACCGGCCGAGACGCCGATCCTGCTGCACGGCCACTGCCACCAGAAAGCCTTCGGCGCGGTGAGCCCGGTGATGGAGGTGCTGAAGCTGATTCCCGGCGCGCAGACCGAGCTGATCGAAAGCTCGTGCTGCGGCATGGCCGGCAGCTTCGGCTACGAGGCCAGCCACTTCGATGTCTCGATGCAGATGGCGGAAGCGAGCCTGCTGCCCGCCATCCGCGCCAGGCCCGACGCGGTCGTCGTGGCCGACGGCACCAGCTGCCGCCATCAGATAGAAGACGGCGCCCGGCGCGAGGCGGTGCACGTGGCCGTGCTGCTGGAGCGGCACCTGTTGCACAGCGACCCTGTCGCTGGCACGGCCTGA
- a CDS encoding YbfB/YjiJ family MFS transporter: protein MSTSLTSTAAPAQPALRLAFALSMGAAVSLGITRFSYGLLLPPMRADLGWSYALAGGMNTANAVGYLIGALITPMLMRRFGVTRLLVVGAVLASVFMAGSGFVTAAPALLLQRLLAGIASAWVFVAGGLLAARLGEAGSSRGGLLLGIYYGGTGFGIALSALLVPQVLRAAADVPHGWAWAWWALAIASAAATCLLAWAGRAMPDSAPAAHTAPSSAAAASAPPVALRRFGWALAGYALFGMGYIGYMTFVIALLREQGASAGFITLFYALLGVACVASSRLWAGLLDRYRGGQPQALLNGLLGVATLLPVLSPSAPVALVSGVLFGGVFLSVVASTTALVRHNLPPARWAQGISMFTIVFAAGQIVGPTVTGWISDGAGGLARGLVASAITLWAAAVLASRQHALQETP from the coding sequence ATGTCGACCTCGCTCACTTCCACCGCCGCCCCGGCACAACCCGCGCTCCGTCTTGCATTCGCGCTCTCGATGGGCGCGGCCGTGTCGCTGGGCATCACGCGCTTTTCCTACGGTCTTCTGCTGCCGCCGATGCGCGCGGATCTCGGCTGGAGCTATGCGCTGGCCGGCGGCATGAACACGGCGAACGCGGTGGGCTACCTGATCGGCGCGCTGATCACGCCGATGCTGATGCGCCGCTTCGGGGTGACCCGGTTGCTGGTGGTCGGCGCCGTGCTGGCAAGCGTCTTCATGGCGGGCAGCGGCTTCGTGACGGCGGCACCGGCGTTGCTGCTGCAGCGCCTGCTGGCCGGCATAGCGAGCGCGTGGGTGTTTGTGGCGGGCGGCCTGCTGGCCGCGCGGCTCGGCGAGGCCGGGTCTTCGCGAGGCGGACTGCTGCTCGGCATCTACTACGGCGGCACCGGCTTCGGCATTGCGCTGTCGGCGCTGCTGGTGCCGCAGGTGTTGCGCGCGGCTGCGGACGTGCCGCACGGCTGGGCGTGGGCCTGGTGGGCATTGGCCATCGCCAGCGCGGCGGCCACCTGCCTGCTCGCGTGGGCGGGCCGTGCGATGCCGGACAGTGCTCCCGCTGCGCACACCGCGCCGTCGTCCGCTGCAGCCGCCAGCGCACCGCCGGTCGCGCTGCGCCGATTCGGCTGGGCGCTGGCGGGCTATGCGCTGTTCGGCATGGGCTACATCGGCTACATGACGTTCGTGATCGCGCTGCTGCGGGAGCAGGGCGCGAGTGCCGGCTTCATCACGCTGTTCTATGCCTTGCTGGGTGTCGCCTGCGTGGCTTCCTCGCGGCTGTGGGCGGGCCTGCTCGACCGCTATCGCGGCGGCCAGCCGCAGGCGCTGCTGAACGGGCTGCTCGGCGTGGCCACGCTGCTGCCGGTGCTGAGCCCCTCGGCGCCGGTGGCGCTGGTGTCGGGCGTGCTGTTCGGCGGGGTGTTCCTGTCGGTGGTGGCGTCGACCACCGCGCTGGTGCGCCACAACCTGCCGCCCGCGCGCTGGGCGCAGGGCATCAGCATGTTCACCATCGTTTTCGCGGCGGGGCAGATCGTCGGGCCGACCGTCACCGGATGGATTTCCGACGGCGCCGGCGGCCTGGCGCGCGGCCTCGTGGCGTCGGCCATCACGCTGTGGGCTGCTGCCGTGCTTGCGTCGCGCCAGCATGCATTGCAGGAGACGCCATGA
- a CDS encoding methylated-DNA--[protein]-cysteine S-methyltransferase, whose translation MSGFALFETAIGMCALAWGPQGLVGVQLPADDGEPATRARMRQRFPELREGPPDQMAQRAIAAIQGLLQGVHDDLSHIELDMRGVSEFHQRIYAIARRIPPGQTRTYGEIAEELGDKSLSRAVGQAMGHNPFAPVVPCHRVLAAGNKPGGFSAGGGALTKLRMLAIEDARPNGMASLF comes from the coding sequence ATGAGCGGCTTTGCCCTGTTCGAGACTGCCATCGGCATGTGCGCGCTGGCGTGGGGTCCGCAGGGGCTGGTCGGCGTGCAGCTGCCTGCGGACGACGGCGAGCCGGCCACGCGGGCGCGCATGAGGCAGCGCTTTCCGGAACTGCGCGAAGGGCCGCCCGACCAGATGGCGCAGCGCGCCATTGCGGCCATCCAGGGCCTGCTGCAGGGCGTGCACGACGACCTGAGCCACATCGAACTCGACATGCGTGGCGTGTCCGAGTTTCACCAGCGCATCTACGCGATCGCGCGGCGCATTCCGCCGGGGCAGACGCGCACCTATGGAGAGATTGCCGAGGAGCTTGGCGACAAGAGCCTGTCGCGCGCGGTGGGGCAGGCCATGGGCCACAACCCCTTTGCGCCGGTGGTGCCGTGCCACCGCGTGCTGGCGGCGGGCAACAAGCCGGGCGGCTTCTCGGCCGGCGGTGGTGCGCTGACCAAGCTGCGCATGCTCGCCATCGAGGACGCGCGGCCCAACGGGATGGCTTCGCTGTTCTAG